The following proteins come from a genomic window of Kiloniellales bacterium:
- a CDS encoding mechanosensitive ion channel, with protein sequence MPGANALAETLSAPARRRSLAVAGLAFLALLALLAAGLGSAPARAQTTEGAAEGTIEAPSFEDRLKAWNQALATAEAESRGPTLSEPRANEIRADLGQLRAAASIAIAEAETELSRIETRLAALGPAPAEGEPPEAEAIADQRKAFRQEIAELDAQVKESELVITKANQLDGRISALLRAQTVRQLSRRVRLPLDPDILTAALPEGLAVLRQMAAAPAVWWETLSLEERSDFLFYRMLLLGGFVAIGFGAALRYFLLRWLRRDPAETAPSYTRRLFAAIGKGLADGAIPAVILAAFLYRSSSPDSLLTGLLGDMAQSLFLALIILVLAAALPRAVLAPDLPAWRLLPLLPENARRINHRITLLAAVFAVDLFFLWSTESLPISLELESLYSFITTTFEAIVALTLLRSSLWRYAPEAGDERAEEEPSEMPARRRRAWMIARRLAALIALASIAASVLGYADLGSYLINNLIFSAGMLGCIFLLRGLGRELIGVGLRTSVIREALELRHQTRSLLKFWFRFALDITAWGFGLGLGLLIWGVPRDDLWNWVVALFAGFRIGNVRISLGEIVTAAIVFLVVVAITRMLQRTLNEKVFPRTRFDMGVRNSLSMALGYVGFAVAALIGIQALGLDLSNLAIIAGALSVGIGFGLQAIVNNFVSGLILLVERPVKVGDWVIIGGYEGTVKRISVRATEIETFDRQSVIIPNSELISSAVGNWTHKNRLCRVMIDIGVAYGSDTTKVREVLLRCAAEHHQVLKQPAPYVVFRNFGDSSLDFQLRCFLSDVDYFLRVPSDLRFAIDEAFREEGIEIPFPQRDLHVKSIGELPKALAEPEAPAQQTRPRPVAAVRQVPKGEGT encoded by the coding sequence ATGCCCGGAGCAAACGCTCTCGCCGAGACTCTCTCTGCGCCCGCACGGCGCCGCAGCCTAGCCGTCGCGGGTCTGGCCTTCCTTGCGCTTCTGGCCCTGCTGGCCGCCGGCCTGGGCTCGGCTCCGGCCCGCGCCCAGACGACCGAGGGCGCGGCCGAGGGGACGATCGAGGCGCCGTCCTTCGAGGATCGGCTTAAGGCCTGGAACCAGGCCCTGGCGACCGCCGAGGCCGAGAGCAGGGGCCCGACGCTCTCCGAACCCCGCGCCAACGAGATCCGGGCGGACCTGGGCCAGCTGCGCGCGGCGGCCAGTATTGCCATAGCCGAGGCGGAAACGGAACTCTCGCGGATCGAGACACGGCTCGCGGCCCTGGGCCCGGCGCCGGCGGAGGGCGAGCCGCCCGAGGCGGAGGCCATCGCCGATCAGCGCAAAGCCTTCCGCCAGGAGATCGCCGAGCTCGATGCGCAGGTCAAGGAGAGCGAACTCGTCATCACCAAGGCGAATCAGCTGGACGGCCGAATCAGTGCCCTGCTTCGGGCCCAGACCGTCCGCCAGCTGTCCAGGCGGGTTCGCCTGCCCTTGGACCCCGACATCCTCACCGCCGCCTTGCCCGAGGGCTTGGCGGTCCTTCGTCAAATGGCCGCCGCACCCGCCGTGTGGTGGGAAACCCTGAGCCTCGAGGAGCGCAGCGATTTCCTGTTCTACCGGATGCTGCTTCTGGGCGGATTTGTGGCGATCGGTTTCGGCGCCGCGCTCCGGTACTTCCTGCTGCGCTGGCTTAGGCGCGATCCGGCCGAGACGGCGCCGAGCTACACCCGCCGCCTTTTCGCGGCCATCGGCAAGGGCCTGGCGGACGGCGCGATCCCCGCGGTTATCCTGGCGGCCTTCCTGTACCGGAGTTCCAGCCCGGACAGCCTGCTGACCGGCCTGCTCGGCGACATGGCCCAAAGCCTGTTCCTGGCCCTGATCATCCTGGTGCTGGCCGCGGCCTTGCCGCGGGCCGTGCTGGCGCCCGACCTGCCGGCCTGGCGGTTGTTGCCACTGCTGCCGGAGAACGCGCGGCGAATCAACCACCGCATCACCTTGCTGGCCGCCGTATTCGCCGTCGATCTCTTCTTCCTGTGGTCGACCGAATCCCTGCCGATCTCGCTGGAGCTGGAGTCGCTCTACAGCTTTATCACCACCACCTTCGAGGCCATCGTCGCCCTGACCCTGCTGCGCAGCTCGCTCTGGCGTTACGCACCGGAGGCCGGCGACGAGCGCGCCGAAGAGGAACCCAGCGAGATGCCGGCGCGCCGGCGCCGGGCCTGGATGATCGCCCGGCGCCTGGCCGCGCTGATCGCCTTGGCCAGCATCGCGGCCTCGGTGCTCGGCTACGCCGACCTGGGCAGCTACCTGATCAACAACCTGATCTTCAGCGCCGGGATGCTGGGCTGCATCTTCCTGCTGCGGGGCCTGGGCCGGGAGCTGATCGGGGTGGGACTGCGCACCAGCGTGATCCGCGAGGCGCTCGAGCTGAGGCACCAGACCCGCAGCCTTCTGAAGTTCTGGTTCCGCTTCGCCCTCGACATCACCGCCTGGGGCTTCGGCCTCGGTCTCGGCCTCCTGATCTGGGGCGTGCCGAGGGACGACCTCTGGAACTGGGTCGTCGCCCTGTTCGCAGGGTTCAGGATCGGCAACGTCAGGATCTCCCTGGGCGAGATCGTGACCGCAGCCATCGTCTTCCTGGTTGTGGTGGCCATCACCCGGATGCTGCAGCGGACCCTGAACGAGAAGGTCTTCCCGCGCACGCGCTTCGACATGGGCGTGCGCAACTCGCTCTCCATGGCCCTGGGCTACGTCGGCTTCGCCGTGGCGGCCTTGATCGGCATCCAGGCTCTGGGACTCGATCTCTCCAACCTGGCGATCATCGCCGGCGCGCTTTCGGTCGGCATCGGCTTCGGCCTGCAGGCCATCGTCAACAACTTCGTCTCGGGCCTGATCCTGCTGGTCGAACGGCCGGTCAAGGTCGGCGACTGGGTGATCATCGGCGGCTACGAAGGCACGGTGAAGCGGATCTCGGTCCGCGCGACCGAGATCGAGACCTTCGACCGGCAGTCCGTCATCATCCCGAACTCGGAGCTGATCTCCAGCGCGGTCGGCAACTGGACCCACAAGAACCGGCTGTGCCGGGTCATGATCGATATCGGCGTGGCCTACGGGTCGGACACGACGAAGGTGCGCGAGGTCCTGCTGCGCTGCGCCGCCGAGCATCACCAGGTGCTGAAGCAGCCGGCGCCCTACGTGGTGTTCCGGAACTTCGGCGACTCCTCCCTGGACTTCCAGCTCCGCTGCTTCCTGAGCGACGTCGACTATTTCCTCCGGGTCCCCAGCGACCTGCGCTTCGCCATCGATGAGGCCTTTCGGGAGGAAGGCATCGAGATCCCCTTCCCGCAGCGCGACCTGCACGTCAAATCCATCGGCGAGCTGCCGAAGGCCCTGGCCGAGCCCGAGGCGCCGGCACAGCAGACGCGGCCGCGGCCGGTCGCCGCCGTCC
- a CDS encoding glutathione S-transferase family protein, with product MGKLVEGIWRDEWYDTKTSGGRFRRSDSAFRDWVTADGGSGFKAEPGRYHLYVSLACPWAHRTLIFRRLKRLEEVISVDVVHWHMAENGWSFGNEDGDDAVTGDRVLGKDFLHQVYTAAKADYTGRVTVPVLWDKQRGTIVSNESSEIIRMLNAAFDQWGDGEVDFYPEALRAEIDAVNEPIYHRVNNGVYKAGFATTQAAYDQAFAELFETLDELEARLGRQRYLVGDRITEADWRLFTTLLRFDPVYHGHFKCNLRRLVDYPNLWAYTRELYQVPGIAETVNLHHIVQHYYASHLSVNPTGIVPRGPEIDFMAPHGRG from the coding sequence ATGGGCAAGCTGGTCGAAGGCATCTGGCGCGACGAGTGGTACGACACCAAGACGAGCGGGGGCCGCTTTCGGCGCAGCGACAGCGCCTTCCGCGACTGGGTGACCGCGGACGGCGGTTCCGGCTTCAAGGCGGAGCCGGGACGCTACCACCTCTACGTCTCCCTGGCCTGCCCCTGGGCGCACCGGACCCTGATCTTCCGGCGGCTCAAGCGCCTGGAGGAGGTGATTTCGGTCGACGTCGTGCATTGGCACATGGCCGAGAACGGCTGGAGCTTTGGCAACGAGGACGGCGACGACGCGGTGACCGGCGACCGGGTCCTGGGCAAGGACTTCCTGCACCAGGTCTACACCGCGGCCAAGGCCGACTATACGGGCCGGGTCACGGTGCCCGTGCTCTGGGACAAGCAGCGCGGCACCATCGTCAGCAACGAGTCCTCGGAGATCATCCGCATGCTGAATGCGGCCTTCGACCAATGGGGCGACGGGGAGGTCGACTTCTACCCCGAGGCCCTGCGCGCCGAGATCGATGCAGTCAACGAGCCGATCTACCACCGGGTCAACAACGGCGTCTACAAGGCCGGCTTCGCGACCACCCAGGCCGCCTACGACCAGGCCTTCGCCGAGCTTTTCGAGACCCTGGACGAGCTGGAGGCGCGGCTCGGCCGCCAACGCTACCTGGTCGGCGATCGCATCACCGAGGCCGATTGGCGGCTCTTCACGACCCTCCTGCGCTTCGATCCGGTCTACCACGGCCACTTCAAGTGCAATCTGCGGCGCCTGGTCGACTATCCCAACCTCTGGGCCTACACCCGGGAGCTCTACCAGGTCCCCGGCATCGCCGAGACCGTCAACCTGCACCACATCGTGCAGCACTACTACGCCAGCCACTTGAGCGTGAACCCGACCGGCATCGTCCCCCGGGGCCCGGAGATCGACTTCATGGCGCCGCACGGACGGGGCTGA
- a CDS encoding MFS transporter — protein MLGGGNLVQGVRETIVSGINRRFFYGWVIVGAASLGILASGPGQSHTFSVFVGPIGEDLGISSASIASAYGLATLAAAFLLPQMGRFIDRYGPRRMLGVIVVLLGLACAFFGAAANFLWLAVGFGLLRFLGQGSLMLGCANLVSQWFSRSRGLAMSLMALGFGISMAIHPPLSEALVEAIGWRQAWVVLGLLTWLLMLPPVLLLIHDKPEPLGLRPDGSGRGVAATEAEPAEEITGLTLQQALRQPAFYIVSFGWFAIAMLVTTLHFYQVSIMTAQGLSSELAARVFPVSAVTMVATMPLVGRLFDRLRTRVVFALGLLITAAGLVGITFVTDWVSAVLYALVFGLNNAFSMTMFGYLWPRYFGRLHLGAIQGTGQMIGVVGASLGPLPVGLAFDFAGSAELTLRLLALYPVIAAIVALLFLRTPRDVTGSEHLE, from the coding sequence GTGCTTGGGGGCGGAAACTTGGTCCAGGGCGTCAGGGAGACGATCGTCTCCGGCATCAACCGGCGGTTCTTCTACGGCTGGGTCATCGTCGGCGCGGCGAGTCTCGGCATCCTCGCCTCGGGGCCCGGGCAGTCCCACACCTTCTCGGTCTTCGTCGGGCCGATCGGCGAGGACCTCGGCATCTCGAGCGCCTCCATCGCCAGCGCCTACGGCCTGGCGACCCTGGCCGCCGCCTTCCTGCTGCCGCAGATGGGCCGCTTCATCGACCGCTACGGTCCGCGGCGCATGCTCGGCGTCATCGTGGTCCTGCTCGGCCTGGCTTGCGCCTTCTTCGGCGCCGCCGCCAACTTCCTCTGGCTGGCGGTCGGCTTCGGACTGCTGCGCTTTCTGGGCCAGGGCTCGCTGATGCTTGGCTGCGCCAACCTGGTCTCCCAGTGGTTCAGCCGCAGCCGCGGCCTGGCCATGAGCCTCATGGCCCTGGGCTTCGGCATCTCCATGGCGATCCATCCACCGCTCTCGGAGGCCCTGGTCGAGGCGATCGGCTGGCGCCAGGCCTGGGTCGTGCTCGGGCTCCTCACCTGGCTGCTGATGCTGCCGCCGGTCCTGCTGCTGATCCACGACAAGCCGGAGCCGCTCGGCCTGCGGCCCGACGGTTCGGGCCGTGGCGTGGCGGCCACCGAGGCCGAGCCGGCGGAGGAGATCACCGGCCTGACCCTGCAGCAGGCCCTGCGCCAGCCGGCCTTCTACATCGTCTCCTTCGGCTGGTTCGCCATCGCCATGCTGGTCACGACCCTGCACTTCTATCAGGTTTCGATCATGACCGCGCAGGGCCTCTCCAGCGAGCTGGCGGCCCGGGTCTTTCCGGTCTCGGCCGTGACCATGGTGGCGACCATGCCGCTGGTCGGCCGGCTCTTCGACCGCCTGCGCACCCGTGTGGTCTTCGCCCTGGGCCTGCTGATCACCGCGGCCGGGCTGGTCGGCATCACCTTCGTCACCGACTGGGTGAGCGCGGTGCTCTACGCCCTGGTCTTCGGGCTCAACAACGCCTTCTCCATGACCATGTTCGGCTACCTCTGGCCGCGCTACTTCGGCCGCCTGCACCTGGGCGCGATCCAGGGCACCGGCCAGATGATCGGCGTGGTCGGCGCCTCGCTCGGGCCGCTGCCCGTGGGTCTGGCCTTCGACTTCGCCGGCAGCGCCGAGCTGACCCTGCGCCTGCTGGCGCTCTACCCGGTCATCGCGGCGATCGTCGCCCTGCTGTTCCTGCGCACGCCGCGGGACGTGACCGGCAGCGAGCACCTGGAGTGA
- a CDS encoding DOPA 4,5-dioxygenase family protein: MTDKDAGSITGYHAHVYFDAGTRDEARAVREAVEARFPVAMGRWHEKTVGPHPRWSYQIAFAPEVFPEIVPWLALNRLGLTVFVHPESGDDLADHRDHAIWLGPSATLDLSIFG; this comes from the coding sequence ATGACCGACAAGGACGCAGGCAGCATCACCGGCTATCACGCCCACGTCTACTTCGACGCCGGAACGCGCGACGAAGCACGCGCGGTCCGCGAGGCCGTCGAGGCCCGCTTTCCGGTCGCGATGGGCCGCTGGCACGAGAAGACGGTCGGGCCGCATCCCCGCTGGAGCTACCAGATCGCCTTCGCCCCCGAGGTCTTCCCCGAGATCGTGCCCTGGCTGGCGCTCAACCGCCTGGGCCTGACCGTCTTCGTCCATCCGGAAAGCGGCGACGACCTGGCCGACCACCGGGACCACGCCATCTGGCTCGGCCCCAGCGCAACCCTCGACCTCAGCATCTTCGGATGA
- a CDS encoding DoxX family protein has product MSTTDTQTRGAPRPIIPAVAPLTRALAPYGYPLIRFAAGLFVVPHGAQKLFGWFGGDINATAAFFSQIGLEPALPLAYLTGAVEFFGGLFLALGLLTRPAAAAIAILMAVAAFKVHLANGFFWTNGGYEYPLLWGIIALACAFHGGGKLSLDRAIGREF; this is encoded by the coding sequence ATGTCCACGACCGATACCCAGACTCGGGGCGCGCCGCGCCCGATCATCCCGGCGGTCGCGCCGCTGACCCGGGCCCTGGCGCCCTACGGCTATCCGCTGATCCGCTTCGCGGCCGGCCTCTTCGTCGTGCCCCACGGCGCGCAGAAGCTCTTCGGCTGGTTCGGCGGCGATATCAATGCGACGGCCGCCTTCTTCAGTCAGATCGGCCTCGAGCCGGCCCTGCCGCTGGCCTATCTGACCGGCGCGGTGGAGTTCTTCGGCGGCTTGTTTCTCGCCCTCGGCCTTCTGACTCGTCCGGCGGCCGCGGCCATCGCGATCCTGATGGCAGTCGCCGCCTTCAAGGTCCACCTGGCCAACGGTTTCTTCTGGACCAACGGCGGCTACGAGTATCCCCTGCTCTGGGGCATCATCGCCCTGGCCTGCGCCTTCCACGGCGGCGGCAAGCTGTCGCTCGACCGGGCCATCGGGCGGGAGTTCTGA
- a CDS encoding pirin family protein, with the protein MIEVRPFNALGRFDNDWLAARYHFSFAGYHDPSRMGLGPLRVWNDDTIQPGTGFDLHGHRDMEIITYVRKGAISHRDHLGNEGRTEAGDVQVMSAGTGIWHAEHNLEDDTTQIFQIWIEPATAGVRPRWEARRFPKADRAGELVALASGRPEDTTADPEGPLPIHQDAAILGATLKAGQSVTHAMQRGRKAYLVPASGRIEVDGKTAEARDGVAISQVEAVTITALKDSEILLADLA; encoded by the coding sequence ATGATCGAAGTCAGACCTTTCAACGCGCTCGGCCGCTTCGACAACGACTGGCTCGCGGCGCGCTACCACTTCAGCTTCGCCGGCTACCACGATCCCTCGCGGATGGGCCTGGGACCGCTCAGGGTCTGGAACGACGACACGATCCAGCCCGGCACCGGCTTCGACCTGCACGGCCACCGCGACATGGAAATCATCACCTATGTCCGCAAGGGCGCGATCAGCCACCGGGACCACTTGGGCAACGAGGGCCGCACCGAGGCCGGGGACGTCCAGGTCATGTCGGCCGGGACCGGGATCTGGCACGCCGAGCACAACCTAGAGGACGACACGACTCAGATCTTCCAGATCTGGATCGAGCCGGCGACGGCGGGAGTCCGGCCGCGCTGGGAGGCCAGGCGCTTCCCCAAGGCGGACCGCGCCGGCGAGCTGGTCGCCCTCGCCTCGGGCCGCCCCGAGGACACGACCGCCGATCCGGAGGGCCCGCTGCCGATCCACCAGGACGCGGCGATCCTCGGTGCGACCCTCAAGGCCGGGCAAAGCGTGACCCACGCCATGCAGCGGGGCCGCAAGGCCTACCTGGTCCCAGCGAGCGGCCGGATCGAGGTCGACGGTAAGACCGCCGAGGCCCGTGACGGCGTCGCGATCTCGCAGGTCGAGGCGGTCACCATCACCGCCCTGAAGGACAGTGAGATCCTGCTCGCCGACCTGGCCTGA
- a CDS encoding LysR family transcriptional regulator, which yields MALEHLTGMAIFARVVELKSFTRAARELGMTKSTVSKQIGRLEDRLGLRLLNRSTRQLSLTEAGAAFYQGCRQMVAEAEQAEQAVSFLAEAPRGTLYVNAPVSFGTLHLLPGLPDFLRRYPELRVEVTLNDRIVDLIEEGFDVGVRIRKLADSALVSRRLAPSRRILAASPDYLARRGPPQRPEDLAAQDCLIYAYQAEGALWRLSGPDGKREVKVAGRLRANNGEALLAAAVGGAGIAFLPTFICGDALRDGRLARVLPGWADEEGAVHVICPPGRNLLPKVRVFIDDLVTRCAGRPYWDAGIA from the coding sequence ATGGCGCTGGAACATCTGACCGGTATGGCGATCTTCGCGCGGGTCGTCGAGCTCAAAAGCTTCACCCGGGCGGCGCGCGAGCTCGGCATGACCAAGTCGACGGTGTCCAAGCAGATCGGCCGTCTGGAGGACCGCCTGGGCCTGCGTCTGCTCAACCGCTCGACCCGGCAGCTCTCGCTGACCGAGGCCGGCGCGGCCTTCTACCAGGGCTGCCGGCAGATGGTGGCTGAGGCCGAGCAGGCCGAGCAGGCGGTTTCCTTCCTGGCCGAGGCGCCCCGGGGCACGCTCTACGTCAACGCGCCGGTCTCCTTCGGCACCCTGCACCTCCTGCCGGGCCTGCCGGACTTCCTGCGCCGCTATCCGGAGCTGCGGGTCGAGGTGACCCTGAACGACCGCATCGTCGATCTGATCGAGGAGGGCTTCGACGTCGGCGTCCGGATCCGCAAGCTGGCGGACTCGGCGCTGGTCAGCCGCCGTCTGGCGCCCAGCCGCCGGATCCTGGCTGCGTCGCCCGACTACCTGGCGCGCCGGGGTCCGCCGCAGCGGCCGGAAGATCTGGCGGCGCAGGACTGCCTGATCTATGCCTATCAGGCGGAGGGCGCGCTCTGGCGCCTGAGCGGCCCCGACGGCAAGCGGGAGGTCAAGGTGGCGGGACGCCTGCGCGCGAACAACGGCGAGGCGCTGCTGGCGGCGGCGGTCGGTGGGGCGGGCATCGCCTTCCTGCCGACCTTCATCTGCGGCGACGCCCTGCGCGACGGCCGGCTGGCGCGGGTTCTGCCGGGCTGGGCCGACGAGGAGGGCGCGGTCCACGTGATCTGCCCACCGGGCCGCAACCTTCTGCCCAAGGTCCGGGTCTTCATCGACGACCTGGTCACGCGCTGCGCCGGCCGGCCCTACTGGGACGCGGGCATCGCATGA
- a CDS encoding DMT family transporter, translating into MSEGPAGSTSLPGPAGGLLLPQGAVALASLLWGLWWIPVRGLEQLGLNGNWVSVAVYGFGAVALLPFMLPGLRRLRQNAGTLAAAGITCGAALAFWNHALLVGEVVRVTLLFYLAPVWATILAAVFLGERITLRRGLSIALGLSGAATVLGFLDQGLHLPRGEADWIAIAAGISFAVATTIIRKAGAGNSVPQSFATVLGAALVAWALTVFHAGGGALGGPALAVEALPLAAAVGALWLLPALWLVLWGAGRIDPGRVAILLLLEIVTAAVSAALLTAEPFGAREAAGCLLILGAGLVEAMAGRPWAPGVLLRLRRR; encoded by the coding sequence ATGAGCGAGGGTCCCGCAGGCTCGACCTCGCTCCCCGGCCCGGCCGGCGGCCTGCTGCTGCCGCAGGGCGCCGTGGCCCTGGCCTCGCTGCTCTGGGGCCTGTGGTGGATTCCTGTGCGGGGCCTCGAGCAGCTCGGCCTGAACGGGAACTGGGTCAGCGTCGCGGTCTACGGCTTCGGCGCCGTGGCCCTGTTGCCCTTCATGCTGCCGGGGTTGCGGCGCCTGCGGCAGAACGCCGGCACCCTGGCGGCGGCCGGGATCACCTGCGGTGCGGCCCTGGCCTTCTGGAACCACGCCCTCCTGGTCGGCGAGGTCGTCCGGGTGACCCTGCTGTTCTACCTCGCGCCGGTCTGGGCGACGATCCTGGCCGCGGTCTTCCTGGGTGAGCGGATCACCCTGCGCCGCGGGCTCTCGATCGCGCTCGGCCTCTCCGGCGCGGCGACCGTGCTGGGTTTCCTCGACCAGGGCCTGCACCTGCCGCGCGGCGAGGCCGATTGGATCGCGATCGCCGCCGGCATCAGCTTCGCGGTCGCGACCACCATCATCCGAAAGGCGGGGGCGGGCAACTCCGTGCCCCAGTCCTTCGCCACCGTCCTGGGCGCCGCCCTGGTCGCCTGGGCCCTGACGGTCTTTCACGCTGGCGGCGGTGCGCTTGGCGGACCTGCGCTGGCCGTCGAGGCCTTGCCGCTGGCGGCAGCGGTCGGGGCGCTTTGGCTGCTGCCGGCGCTCTGGCTGGTGCTCTGGGGCGCCGGGCGGATCGACCCCGGCCGGGTCGCGATCCTGCTGCTGCTCGAGATCGTCACCGCCGCGGTCTCCGCCGCGCTCCTGACCGCCGAGCCCTTCGGCGCCCGCGAGGCGGCCGGCTGCCTGCTGATCCTCGGCGCCGGCCTGGTCGAGGCGATGGCCGGACGGCCCTGGGCGCCGGGCGTCCTGCTGCGCCTGCGGCGGCGCTGA
- a CDS encoding Lpp/OprI family alanine-zipper lipoprotein: MLCRTKTIGMAVLALPLVLTAGCATNQDLDQLRSELRAEIRELKELTAAARADAAAAAQSAAEAAAASQSASREARAASQKADRVLQESLRK; this comes from the coding sequence ATGCTCTGCAGGACGAAGACCATCGGGATGGCGGTGCTGGCCTTGCCGCTCGTGCTCACCGCCGGTTGCGCGACAAACCAGGATCTCGACCAGCTTCGCAGCGAGCTGCGCGCGGAGATCCGTGAGCTCAAGGAGCTGACTGCGGCCGCACGGGCGGATGCCGCTGCGGCGGCACAGTCGGCCGCCGAGGCCGCCGCCGCCTCGCAGTCCGCCAGCCGGGAGGCCAGGGCGGCCAGCCAGAAGGCCGACCGGGTCTTGCAGGAGTCGCTGCGGAAGTAG
- a CDS encoding L,D-transpeptidase family protein — MEPKGKAWPRPFDCACLAALLLAAIAAPAQGQDAGADPRHGDVLGQLRSHEVRKDETLIDIALREGLGFIELRAANPGVDPWLPKVGEALVLPTAHLLPEAPRRGIVVNLAEQRLYHFPPAGKPASFPVGTGRAGCETPTGETRIVRKRERPTWVPPASIRAERPDLPAAVPPGPWNPLGDHALDLAWESLVIHGTNQPLGIGRRVSHGCLRLYPADIAALFEAVEVGTEVRIIDQPVKFGWSGGALYLEVHPTQTQADELEASGRFAPEPVFGLDAKLLRAAGKAAVRLDWETIETVARERRGIPVRITR, encoded by the coding sequence ATGGAGCCAAAGGGAAAAGCCTGGCCGAGACCTTTCGACTGTGCCTGCCTGGCCGCTCTGCTGCTGGCCGCGATTGCCGCGCCGGCCCAGGGCCAGGACGCAGGGGCCGACCCTCGTCACGGCGATGTTCTGGGCCAGCTTCGGTCGCACGAAGTGCGGAAGGACGAGACCCTGATCGACATCGCCCTCAGGGAGGGATTGGGCTTCATCGAGTTGCGGGCGGCGAACCCGGGCGTCGACCCCTGGCTGCCCAAGGTCGGCGAGGCCCTGGTCCTACCGACGGCGCACCTGCTGCCGGAGGCGCCCCGGCGCGGCATCGTCGTCAATCTGGCGGAGCAGCGGCTCTATCACTTCCCGCCCGCTGGCAAGCCCGCGAGCTTTCCGGTCGGCACCGGGCGCGCCGGCTGCGAAACCCCGACCGGAGAGACCCGGATCGTCCGCAAGCGCGAGCGGCCGACCTGGGTGCCGCCGGCCTCGATCCGTGCCGAGCGGCCCGACCTGCCGGCGGCCGTGCCTCCCGGCCCGTGGAACCCGCTGGGCGACCACGCGCTGGACCTCGCTTGGGAGAGCCTGGTCATTCACGGCACCAACCAGCCCCTGGGCATCGGGCGGCGGGTCTCGCACGGCTGCCTGCGCCTCTATCCCGCGGATATCGCCGCCCTCTTCGAGGCGGTCGAGGTCGGCACCGAGGTCCGGATCATCGACCAGCCGGTCAAGTTCGGCTGGTCCGGCGGCGCCCTCTACCTAGAGGTCCACCCGACCCAGACCCAGGCCGACGAACTGGAAGCCTCCGGCCGCTTCGCGCCGGAGCCGGTCTTCGGGCTGGACGCCAAGCTGCTCCGCGCCGCGGGCAAGGCCGCCGTCCGGCTGGACTGGGAGACGATCGAGACCGTCGCGCGCGAACGGCGCGGCATCCCGGTCCGCATCACCCGCTGA
- a CDS encoding cupin domain-containing protein, producing the protein MVKAVDIHGELAKLTMLRGRRPDTPGDQTAAAFATLAAFREGGIFAGSFQGDSAWERHTQGDELVQILDGAATLTVLTGEGPQVLEMKAGMLAVVPQNCWHRFSAPEGVSLMTATPQPTDHSTAEDPRQDG; encoded by the coding sequence ATGGTCAAAGCGGTCGACATCCACGGCGAGCTGGCGAAGCTTACGATGCTGCGCGGACGGCGGCCGGACACCCCCGGCGACCAGACGGCCGCCGCCTTCGCCACCCTGGCGGCCTTCCGCGAAGGCGGAATCTTCGCCGGCAGCTTCCAGGGCGACAGCGCCTGGGAACGGCACACCCAGGGCGACGAGCTGGTCCAGATCCTGGACGGCGCGGCGACCCTGACCGTGCTCACCGGCGAGGGGCCGCAGGTGCTGGAGATGAAGGCCGGCATGCTCGCGGTGGTGCCGCAGAACTGCTGGCACCGCTTCTCGGCGCCCGAGGGCGTGAGCCTGATGACCGCGACGCCGCAGCCGACCGACCACTCGACGGCCGAGGACCCGCGGCAGGACGGATGA
- a CDS encoding Lrp/AsnC family transcriptional regulator — MSQKTDELRRGRSPRPGVDALDRKLLGLLTEDATLSYAELGARVGLSPPAVHERVKRLRRDGTIRRTAALIDPAPLGKTLLAFVHVDTRGWGKSPELLAVGEFPEVEELHSVAGDTCMLLKVRTRDTHALEALLAHIYAVPGVKSTRSYIALSTYLERPVQAEVTTEWPQPAAAGG, encoded by the coding sequence ATGAGTCAAAAAACAGATGAGCTTCGGCGCGGCCGCAGCCCCAGGCCCGGAGTCGATGCCCTGGACCGAAAGCTGTTAGGCCTGCTGACCGAGGACGCGACGCTCAGCTACGCCGAGCTGGGCGCCCGGGTCGGGCTCTCGCCGCCGGCGGTGCACGAGCGGGTCAAACGACTGCGCCGCGACGGCACCATTAGGCGCACGGCCGCCCTGATCGACCCGGCGCCCCTGGGCAAGACCCTGCTGGCCTTCGTCCACGTCGACACCCGCGGCTGGGGCAAGAGCCCGGAGCTCCTGGCCGTCGGCGAGTTCCCCGAGGTCGAGGAGCTGCACTCCGTGGCCGGCGACACCTGCATGCTGCTCAAGGTCCGGACCCGGGACACCCACGCGCTGGAGGCCCTGCTCGCCCACATCTATGCCGTGCCGGGGGTCAAGAGCACGCGCAGCTACATCGCCCTCTCGACCTACCTGGAGCGCCCGGTCCAGGCCGAGGTCACCACCGAGTGGCCGCAACCGGCGGCGGCCGGCGGCTGA